A region of Leishmania panamensis strain MHOM/PA/94/PSC-1 chromosome 33 sequence DNA encodes the following proteins:
- a CDS encoding hypothetical protein (TriTrypDB/GeneDB-style sysID: LpmP.33.3380), protein MERLSREAVVSCDKKQKSREERFAASLQRRLERRKARVDALVAKAVKAEATAKAKEEALAKAEMSAKADQQSEETIRQRQEQRAARVKGLVESRTKASTAEAEVGSLSVGKQLTGELHPAMEDQDARIEAIIAEILNVEKASDNDENAETLAAERTAAASTSRRSGRKAKTTAVVLLETPAVATSTAEVPQESMPVEAEAAEASLEEATTPQMQGRPVSAQPQATTDVSTAAPVEAVEEAVATMSEVQELRVDAELPPSPPMPLSSATAEPKELASAHEDFVAHLEKAKERTTAPLLTRIPPAPSAPASSPTPPRTWMVAENSTGLFRL, encoded by the coding sequence ATGGAACGTCTTTCGCGGGAGGCCGTCGTGAGCTGCGATAAGAAGCAGAAGTCACGAGAGGAACGCTTCGCTGCCTCCCTGCAACGGCGTTTGGAGCGACGCAAGGCGCGTGTCGATGCGCTTGTCGCGAAGGCGGTGAAGGCGGAAGCCACAGccaaggcaaaggaggaagcCCTTGCTAAGGCTGAGATGAGTGCCAAAGCGGATCAACAATCCGAGGAAACTATTCGCCAGCGCCAGGAGCAACGGGCTGCGCGCGTCAAGGGGCTTGTGGAAAGCCGCACAAAAGCATCGACAGCGGAGGCCGAAGTCGGCAGCTTGAGTGTTGGAAAACAGCTCACCGGGGAGCTTCACCCGGCTATGGAGGACCAAGATGCACGCATTGAGGCCATTATCGCGGAGATTCTTAATGTAGAAAAGGCCTCTGACAACGACGAGAACGCGGAAACGCTGGCGGCGGAACGGACGGCGGCTGCCTCGACTAGTCGCAGGTCGGGGCGCAAGGCGAAGACTACTGCCGTGGTACTGCTGGAAACCCCTGCTGTTGCCACCTCCacggcagaggtgccgcaAGAGTCGATGCCTGTGGAAgcggaagcggcagaggcatCTCTGGAGGAGGCTACCACGCCACAAATGCAGGGCCGACCTGTATCAGCACAGCCGCAAGCAACTACCGATGTGtcgactgcagcaccagtggAGGCTGTTGAGGAAGCAGTGGCAACAATGTCAGAAGTGCAGGAGCTACGCGTCGATGCTGAACTGCCACCCTCACCACCAATGCCGCTTTCGTCCGCCACTGCCGAACCGAAGGAACTGGCGAGCGCGCATGAAGATTTTGTGGCGCACTtagagaaggcgaaggagcgcaccacagcaccactGTTGACCCGCATCCCACCAGCACCGAGCGCCCCCGCCTCGTCACCAACGCCCCCGAGGACCTGGATGGTGGCCGAGAATTCAACAGGGCTCTTCCGCTTGTAG